The proteins below come from a single Gimesia alba genomic window:
- a CDS encoding circularly permuted type 2 ATP-grasp protein, which produces MSTHPLSVNNIFQGYAPPGGVFDEFMMDATQPRPHSKLFLDAVVKIGRDEFEHRWQQAQRTVQANDFAYSGYVTPEDKPRPWELDAIPFLISADEWNQVSTALEQRAQLLNLILKDLYGKQSLLKEGVLPPELVFSHPGFLRAYQREDLPNDRFLHFYAADLARAPNGEWWVLADRTEAASGIGFALENRILTSRMFPDLFQQYHVERLAPFFIAAQETLHNLAPQRQENPRVVLLSHGPTSPNYFEDAYLARYLGYTLVEGGDLAVRKNQVMLKTLGGLIPVDVIFRRQNSSDCDALELDASSSLGVAGLTQAARSGQVGIANALGSGLLESAAFMAFMPRLSQSLLGKDLLIPGVASWWCGLPDQLNYVLKNLEKLIIQPAFRIRGKDTPSLESLNQMSPKKLTELIKANPKQFAAQEKVMRSSVPVWRGKIQPAHLALRAYAVASGDSYTVMRGALARTSSALDPLEVSIRKGEGSKDAWVLSDSPVEHVTLLKEQGRTIKLRRSGSELPSRAADNIFWLGRHLERAEALARLLRAAVNRMSGETRFTSDVELPVLLRCLADQGQIEPGYAIDKMRNQMPPIEHVLPTSVFDKTQSASLRSVIGELFRLGSIVRDRISLDTWRIIRRIDKGFLPERFGVTNLADVLTKTDDLITELSAFSGIIMESMTRTQAFRFLELGRRVERSFQIISLVKNCFIPMPEAQGPIFETVLEVADSLMTYRSRYLANLQLAAVLDLLLTDETNPRSLVFQFMQLSKHVERLPRNHEQPGYTAEQRLAMTLLHSVRMLDIQEAAEAHSLGDYEPLERLIETWEFQLPKLSEAISHRYLVHAVPSHQLSDISPQ; this is translated from the coding sequence GTGTCGACACATCCACTTTCCGTGAACAATATATTCCAAGGCTACGCTCCCCCCGGAGGTGTCTTCGACGAATTCATGATGGATGCCACTCAGCCGCGTCCGCATTCGAAATTATTTCTTGATGCCGTTGTTAAAATTGGTCGTGACGAGTTCGAACATCGCTGGCAGCAGGCACAACGCACGGTACAAGCCAATGATTTTGCCTATAGTGGCTATGTCACCCCGGAAGATAAACCACGTCCGTGGGAACTGGATGCGATTCCCTTTCTGATTTCCGCTGATGAATGGAATCAAGTTTCAACGGCTCTGGAACAACGTGCCCAGTTACTGAACCTGATCCTGAAAGACCTGTATGGCAAACAATCCTTATTGAAGGAGGGAGTTTTACCGCCGGAACTGGTTTTCTCTCATCCTGGATTTCTGCGCGCCTACCAGCGAGAAGATCTGCCAAACGACCGCTTTCTACATTTTTATGCGGCTGATCTGGCACGTGCTCCCAACGGTGAGTGGTGGGTTCTGGCAGATCGAACAGAAGCAGCATCAGGCATCGGTTTCGCTTTGGAAAATCGCATTCTGACTTCGCGCATGTTTCCGGATCTGTTTCAACAATACCATGTTGAACGACTGGCACCATTTTTTATCGCCGCGCAGGAAACGCTGCATAACTTGGCCCCCCAAAGACAAGAAAACCCGCGGGTCGTACTGTTGAGTCATGGACCAACGAGCCCCAATTACTTTGAGGATGCTTATCTGGCACGCTATCTGGGTTACACACTTGTGGAAGGGGGAGACCTGGCTGTCCGTAAAAATCAAGTGATGCTGAAAACGCTCGGCGGTCTGATTCCGGTAGACGTCATTTTCAGACGACAAAACAGCAGTGATTGCGACGCACTGGAACTGGATGCGTCTTCCAGTTTGGGTGTCGCCGGACTCACCCAGGCGGCACGGTCAGGACAAGTCGGAATCGCGAATGCACTAGGCAGCGGCTTACTTGAATCCGCTGCCTTCATGGCCTTTATGCCACGCCTGTCACAATCACTTTTGGGAAAAGACCTGTTGATACCCGGCGTGGCCTCGTGGTGGTGCGGCCTGCCGGATCAATTGAATTATGTGCTCAAGAACCTCGAGAAACTGATTATTCAACCCGCATTTCGCATCCGTGGAAAGGACACTCCCTCACTGGAGTCATTGAACCAGATGTCTCCGAAAAAGTTGACGGAATTAATCAAGGCAAACCCAAAACAATTTGCCGCACAGGAAAAAGTGATGCGATCCAGTGTGCCAGTCTGGCGCGGAAAAATCCAGCCAGCTCATCTGGCTCTGCGTGCGTATGCAGTTGCCAGCGGCGACTCTTATACAGTTATGCGAGGCGCACTGGCACGAACCTCTTCTGCCCTTGATCCACTGGAAGTTTCGATTCGTAAAGGAGAAGGCAGTAAAGACGCCTGGGTATTATCAGACAGTCCGGTCGAACATGTAACGCTGCTGAAAGAACAGGGACGCACGATCAAACTACGTCGCAGTGGTTCCGAACTCCCCAGTCGTGCAGCGGACAATATCTTCTGGTTAGGACGCCACCTGGAACGGGCAGAAGCACTGGCACGATTGCTGCGTGCCGCCGTCAATCGGATGAGTGGCGAAACCCGCTTTACGAGCGATGTTGAATTGCCAGTACTATTGCGGTGTCTGGCCGATCAAGGTCAAATCGAACCAGGTTATGCCATTGATAAAATGCGCAACCAGATGCCGCCGATTGAACATGTCTTACCAACTTCCGTATTTGACAAAACACAATCCGCGTCGTTGCGTTCTGTGATTGGTGAACTTTTCCGACTGGGATCAATCGTACGAGACCGAATTTCGCTTGATACGTGGCGGATTATCCGTCGCATTGACAAAGGGTTTCTTCCGGAACGATTCGGCGTTACCAACCTGGCAGATGTCTTGACGAAAACCGACGATCTGATTACCGAGCTCTCCGCATTCAGTGGTATTATCATGGAAAGTATGACTCGGACCCAGGCGTTTCGATTTCTCGAACTAGGCCGCCGGGTAGAACGGTCTTTTCAAATTATCAGCCTCGTCAAGAACTGCTTTATCCCGATGCCGGAAGCACAAGGACCGATATTCGAAACCGTGCTGGAAGTTGCTGACAGTCTAATGACCTACCGCTCGCGCTATCTGGCCAACCTGCAATTAGCAGCGGTCCTTGATCTTTTATTAACAGATGAAACAAACCCGCGTTCTCTGGTATTCCAATTCATGCAGCTTTCCAAACATGTGGAACGACTGCCACGCAATCACGAACAACCGGGTTATACGGCAGAACAAAGACTGGCCATGACGTTACTGCATTCGGTTCGAATGTTAGATATCCAGGAGGCAGCAGAAGCACATAGTCTGGGTGACTATGAACCACTCGAACGTCTGATTGAAACCTGGGAGTTTCAGTTACCCAAACTTTCGGAGGCGATTTCACACCGGTATCTCGTGCATGCTGTTCCTTCTCACCAACTCTCAGACATCAGCCCGCAATGA
- a CDS encoding GntR family transcriptional regulator: MNPPASLTAHRLNVGSLRFDIFSQILLSIFTGEYQAGTRLKVQHLAKQYGVSSTPVREAIVELTGIGVVELIPNRGAVVAPFGIPEIREIYHVRRILEVEAVRCACDCIDLHEIEQLLKDTKALQQASRDENWGVRCSDLDKRTHIAIANAAGNTRLKAELDRYDRLMHIIRVLVNDWEPFLDQIHSEHIDVLEAIIRRDKDAAGEAMSRHLKATCERAIEGVFLHGLPEA, translated from the coding sequence ATGAATCCGCCGGCATCACTCACCGCGCATCGGTTAAATGTAGGCTCACTTCGATTCGATATCTTCAGTCAGATTCTGCTCTCCATTTTTACAGGGGAGTATCAGGCGGGAACGCGTTTGAAAGTGCAGCATCTGGCAAAACAATATGGAGTGAGTAGTACGCCAGTCCGGGAAGCCATCGTTGAATTAACGGGGATTGGCGTGGTCGAATTGATTCCGAACCGCGGTGCCGTGGTTGCGCCGTTTGGGATTCCCGAGATTCGAGAAATCTATCACGTCCGTCGAATCCTGGAAGTGGAAGCCGTACGCTGCGCCTGTGATTGCATTGATTTGCACGAGATTGAACAACTCCTGAAAGACACAAAAGCATTACAACAGGCAAGCCGCGATGAAAACTGGGGCGTTCGCTGTTCCGATTTGGATAAAAGAACGCACATCGCCATTGCGAATGCAGCCGGGAATACACGGTTGAAAGCAGAATTGGATCGCTATGATCGCCTGATGCATATCATTCGAGTTCTGGTGAATGACTGGGAGCCCTTTCTGGACCAAATTCATTCGGAACACATTGATGTCCTGGAAGCAATCATTCGCCGGGATAAAGATGCGGCAGGCGAGGCCATGTCACGTCATCTAAAAGCAACCTGTGAACGTGCCATTGAAGGCGTGTTTCTACACGGACTTCCTGAGGCATAA
- a CDS encoding SDR family NAD(P)-dependent oxidoreductase, producing the protein MQSLCGKRALVTGAAAGIGREISLQLAAEGVDLFLLDIDESGLADTVETASLLGSQVFSQYCDLSEPQQITNAVQAVLDEWGYIDILVNNAGVAFYGPTHTMTAAQWDWLLAINLLAPIQMTRELLPTLINRPEAHIVNVSSICGLVSGSRFSAYQVSKFGLLGFSEALRAEYSRQGLGVSTICPGPVTTRLFETAPCGRADKKTPVPPRWLCSTPEVVALKTIKAIYQDKGLCLVGWFAYLLYYVKRLAPWALDLAHRFGRHKRMKKKAEQLKQGPVLQTAEKRATDSQSNAA; encoded by the coding sequence ATGCAGAGTTTATGTGGGAAAAGAGCACTCGTAACGGGGGCTGCAGCTGGGATTGGCCGAGAAATCTCGCTTCAATTAGCGGCGGAAGGCGTTGATCTCTTTCTGCTTGACATTGATGAGAGTGGGCTTGCTGATACCGTGGAAACCGCATCTCTGCTGGGTTCTCAGGTTTTCTCTCAGTATTGTGATTTGTCTGAGCCGCAGCAGATCACCAATGCAGTGCAAGCTGTACTCGATGAGTGGGGTTATATTGACATCTTAGTCAATAATGCTGGTGTCGCGTTTTACGGCCCCACACATACGATGACTGCCGCACAGTGGGACTGGTTGCTGGCGATTAATTTACTCGCACCGATTCAGATGACGCGCGAACTACTGCCTACACTAATCAATCGGCCCGAAGCTCACATTGTGAATGTATCCAGCATCTGCGGGCTCGTTTCCGGATCTCGGTTCAGCGCCTATCAAGTCAGTAAATTCGGTTTGCTCGGGTTCAGTGAAGCCCTGCGAGCGGAATACAGTCGGCAGGGACTGGGTGTTTCGACGATCTGCCCCGGTCCTGTAACGACGAGATTATTTGAAACGGCTCCCTGTGGACGCGCAGATAAAAAAACACCCGTGCCTCCGCGTTGGCTCTGTAGTACACCCGAAGTCGTCGCACTAAAAACGATCAAAGCCATCTACCAGGATAAAGGACTGTGTCTGGTTGGGTGGTTCGCCTATCTCTTGTATTACGTGAAACGATTGGCTCCCTGGGCACTGGATCTGGCACATCGATTCGGACGCCATAAAAGAATGAAAAAGAAAGCAGAACAGCTTAAGCAGGGGCCCGTGTTGCAGACGGCAGAAAAGCGTGCCACAGACTCTCAGTCGAATGCCGCTTAG
- a CDS encoding DUF1559 domain-containing protein: MMIRTQKRGFTLIELLVVIAIIAILIALLLPAVQQAREAARRSSCKNNLKQLGLALHNYHDAHTRFPPGMLYRVKIPGTSSTKRTPFCLFLLPFIDQANIYNLYNHNDSWHLTSNDPARIIPIPTWQCPSDREAIFPFQFYMAGESIRGNYGLNWGRNTFANQGVASPFNNIFGAKFRDITDGTSNTLAMMEMLKPATTAWDLRAWIWNDEPDAYPLMTRVSPNSSSPDLVTRCVNEAGRLPCVAEATPGNRSVAARSMHTGGVHTLLCDGSVRFVSNNIDLTTWQSLSSMAGGEVIGEY, from the coding sequence ATGATGATCCGAACTCAAAAACGCGGATTTACTCTGATTGAATTACTGGTCGTGATCGCCATCATTGCCATTCTGATTGCGTTATTGCTACCCGCAGTACAACAAGCACGTGAAGCGGCTCGCAGATCCAGTTGCAAAAACAACCTGAAGCAATTGGGTCTGGCGTTACACAATTACCATGATGCACACACGCGATTTCCCCCGGGAATGCTTTACCGGGTCAAAATTCCCGGTACTTCAAGTACGAAGCGAACCCCCTTCTGCCTCTTCCTGTTGCCGTTCATTGATCAGGCCAACATTTACAACCTCTATAATCACAATGACAGTTGGCACCTGACCTCAAACGACCCGGCCCGCATCATTCCCATTCCAACGTGGCAATGTCCCAGCGACAGGGAAGCGATTTTTCCTTTCCAATTCTATATGGCCGGTGAAAGTATTCGAGGAAACTATGGCCTGAACTGGGGCCGCAATACTTTTGCAAATCAGGGCGTTGCGTCTCCCTTCAATAATATTTTTGGTGCCAAGTTTCGTGATATTACAGACGGAACCAGTAATACACTGGCTATGATGGAAATGCTAAAACCTGCGACAACCGCCTGGGACCTGCGTGCCTGGATCTGGAACGATGAGCCAGACGCGTATCCGTTAATGACGCGCGTCAGCCCCAACTCTTCCTCTCCCGATCTAGTTACCCGATGCGTTAACGAGGCTGGCCGGTTGCCATGTGTTGCGGAAGCCACCCCCGGCAATCGCAGTGTTGCAGCGCGCAGCATGCACACCGGTGGCGTGCATACTCTGTTGTGTGATGGCTCGGTTCGATTTGTCTCAAATAATATCGACCTCACAACCTGGCAAAGCCTGAGCAGTATGGCCGGTGGCGAAGTGATCGGAGAATACTAA
- a CDS encoding transglutaminase family protein, whose protein sequence is MKYKITHTTKYAYSQAVPVCHNLVHLAPRELPHQKCHEFKLLIHPDPFSITNRKDYFGNDVSYFSIDQPHLGLTVTATSHVVVSPVPKISEHETPAWEAVVTQLEKDRSPETLDAYQFVFNSAGVKLFPELLDYAKVSFEKDRPILAAVTDLTARIHQDFKYDPRATTVHTEINEVFEQRHGVCQDFAHFQIGCLRSLGLAARYVSGYLRTEPPPGKPRLVGADASHAWLSVYCGEKAGWIDLDPTNNVPASTDHVTVAWGRDYYDVCPIQGTIVGGGEHRMNVSVDVAPEEVSPT, encoded by the coding sequence ATGAAATATAAAATCACACACACTACAAAATATGCCTATTCCCAGGCGGTGCCGGTCTGCCATAACCTGGTGCATCTGGCTCCGCGAGAATTGCCGCATCAAAAGTGCCATGAATTCAAGCTGCTGATTCATCCTGATCCCTTCAGTATTACGAACCGTAAAGATTACTTCGGTAACGATGTCTCATACTTTTCGATCGATCAACCGCATCTGGGGCTGACCGTGACGGCGACGAGTCATGTTGTGGTTTCTCCCGTCCCCAAAATCTCAGAACATGAAACACCCGCGTGGGAGGCTGTCGTTACTCAACTGGAAAAAGACCGATCCCCGGAAACACTCGACGCGTATCAGTTTGTTTTTAATTCTGCGGGTGTGAAGCTGTTTCCCGAGCTACTGGATTATGCGAAAGTTTCATTCGAGAAGGATCGCCCGATCTTAGCGGCGGTGACAGATCTGACAGCACGCATTCATCAAGATTTTAAATATGATCCGCGTGCGACAACCGTGCATACCGAAATCAATGAAGTTTTTGAACAACGCCATGGTGTCTGCCAGGACTTTGCCCATTTTCAGATCGGCTGCCTGCGTTCACTGGGTCTGGCGGCACGATATGTGAGCGGCTATCTAAGAACGGAACCGCCACCGGGCAAACCGCGTCTTGTAGGAGCCGATGCCTCACACGCGTGGCTCTCGGTATACTGTGGCGAAAAAGCAGGCTGGATTGATCTCGACCCGACAAATAATGTCCCCGCCTCAACTGACCATGTTACAGTCGCCTGGGGGCGAGATTATTACGACGTCTGTCCGATCCAGGGAACGATTGTCGGAGGTGGCGAACATCGCATGAACGTTTCTGTAGACGTCGCTCCCGAAGAAGTTTCTCCCACATAA
- a CDS encoding DUF1592 domain-containing protein, which produces MKAITMMIIRVSLQQALQFNQIGRIVIWLGITLIVFSPSGFAADTVSPTSGEVVHQLILKSCVDCHNDETTEGGLNLERVDWKLENPHLRRRWVQIHDRVAAGEMPPEASELPPVERQALVNQLSKAILKADIQDVRAAGRGPIRRLTRHEFEQNLRDLLKLPHLDIKDMLPADREQHHCNKVAEVLDISRIQMEAYLNATEAALRQAVVSGLKPREPEHHRLPATRMFLTAQTFGEREAMFYAKHSQMVPLTGADLARIRKENKHDPEMELAIFRSASWPYYGYPDVFKAVEPGTYHLRFSARAVRQLPDFSLRPARNSISMNFRARKRSGADVSGDVRATRDILDIQPQVAEYETTIRLKQNETFEYSLLGLPVPRAINPPNAPLYYDFPPMPEGGHPGIAFQWLEVTGPIDSEEWPPPSHKQLFDNLPIRKASQGSLAVELVSTHPKQDAVRLLKRFVHLAQRQPTPEDVIKIYERLVLSELNQGAPLAEALLTGYSAFLCSGPFLYLPEPQSESLDRHYAIASRLSHFLGNTRPDAKLMAHAVQGELLDPGILQKETQRLLNSVTNENFVTNFTDYWLSLKEIRRDEPDVRLYPEYRFDDYLIESMAAETRTFFKDMIRNNQPVTALVNSDYVFINDRLARHYDLEPISGSKLRRISLPASSPYGGLLTQAAMMKVTANGTTTSPVLRGAWIMERIMGDPPPPPPASVPAVEPDIRGASTIREQLARHTKDPVCAACHARFDPVGFALENFDIMGAWRQRYRSLGSGEKVTGIDRAGHAFAYRVAGPIDASGQLRDGRKFRDIQELKQILMADPRQLARNLIQQLTVYATGTPVRFSDRPAIEAILDQCSANGYRTRDLLLALIQSPIFLGSDLRSDVTQNSE; this is translated from the coding sequence ATGAAAGCCATTACAATGATGATCATTCGCGTGTCTCTTCAGCAAGCGTTGCAATTCAATCAAATCGGGAGAATTGTCATCTGGTTGGGCATCACACTGATCGTATTTTCCCCGAGTGGATTTGCAGCAGACACTGTCAGTCCAACGTCGGGTGAAGTTGTTCATCAGCTGATCCTGAAGTCTTGCGTTGACTGTCACAATGACGAGACGACGGAAGGCGGACTCAATCTGGAACGGGTTGACTGGAAGCTGGAAAACCCTCACCTACGTCGCCGCTGGGTACAGATCCATGATCGTGTTGCTGCAGGAGAAATGCCCCCCGAGGCGAGTGAACTCCCGCCAGTAGAACGCCAGGCTCTGGTGAATCAACTCTCAAAGGCAATCCTTAAAGCAGACATACAGGATGTCCGCGCAGCAGGACGGGGCCCTATACGACGGCTGACACGTCATGAATTTGAACAAAACCTGCGCGACCTGCTTAAGTTGCCGCATCTTGATATCAAAGACATGCTGCCCGCGGATCGGGAGCAGCACCATTGTAATAAAGTCGCTGAGGTCCTCGATATCTCCCGCATTCAGATGGAAGCATATCTTAATGCTACGGAAGCGGCACTGCGTCAGGCGGTTGTTTCAGGGCTCAAGCCACGGGAACCGGAACACCATCGGTTGCCTGCCACACGCATGTTTCTGACTGCGCAGACATTCGGCGAACGTGAGGCGATGTTTTACGCGAAGCATTCGCAAATGGTTCCATTGACCGGTGCTGATCTGGCACGCATCCGTAAAGAAAATAAACACGACCCGGAAATGGAACTGGCTATCTTTCGGTCGGCTTCCTGGCCTTATTATGGATATCCGGATGTATTCAAAGCGGTCGAACCAGGTACGTACCACCTCCGTTTTTCCGCTCGTGCGGTTCGGCAATTACCCGATTTCAGTCTCAGGCCGGCCCGAAATTCCATTTCCATGAATTTTCGGGCACGCAAGCGATCCGGTGCCGATGTTTCAGGTGATGTCCGTGCCACTCGCGACATTCTAGATATTCAACCACAGGTTGCTGAATACGAAACGACCATTAGGCTCAAACAGAATGAAACGTTCGAGTACAGTCTGCTCGGGCTGCCCGTTCCCCGTGCCATCAATCCGCCGAATGCACCTCTGTATTATGACTTTCCACCAATGCCAGAAGGGGGGCATCCGGGAATCGCGTTTCAATGGCTGGAAGTGACCGGTCCCATTGACTCGGAAGAATGGCCTCCCCCTTCGCACAAACAACTTTTTGACAACCTTCCGATTCGGAAGGCAAGTCAAGGTTCATTGGCTGTTGAACTGGTTTCCACTCATCCGAAACAGGATGCGGTTCGACTCCTCAAGCGTTTCGTTCATCTTGCACAGCGTCAGCCGACGCCTGAGGATGTTATCAAAATATATGAGCGACTTGTATTAAGTGAACTCAACCAGGGAGCGCCTCTGGCCGAAGCGCTTCTGACAGGATATAGCGCGTTTCTGTGCTCCGGACCGTTTTTATATCTCCCGGAACCTCAGTCAGAGTCTCTCGACAGACATTATGCCATCGCTTCACGGTTGTCGCATTTTCTGGGAAATACGCGTCCGGATGCCAAATTGATGGCACATGCCGTACAAGGAGAGCTATTGGATCCGGGTATCTTGCAGAAAGAAACTCAGCGATTGCTCAATTCCGTTACCAATGAAAACTTTGTGACGAATTTTACGGATTACTGGTTGTCTTTAAAAGAGATCCGCCGCGATGAGCCCGATGTGCGACTTTATCCGGAGTACCGCTTTGATGATTATCTGATTGAATCGATGGCAGCGGAAACGCGTACGTTTTTTAAAGACATGATTCGCAATAATCAGCCCGTTACAGCACTCGTGAATTCAGATTATGTTTTCATCAATGATCGACTTGCGCGTCACTACGATCTGGAACCGATCAGCGGATCAAAATTAAGACGGATCTCTTTGCCAGCCTCAAGCCCTTACGGTGGTCTGCTCACACAAGCAGCGATGATGAAAGTCACGGCCAACGGGACTACGACGTCACCGGTGTTACGTGGTGCCTGGATTATGGAACGCATCATGGGTGACCCGCCTCCACCACCGCCCGCCTCAGTTCCCGCTGTTGAACCTGATATCCGCGGAGCTTCCACGATTCGCGAACAGTTGGCCCGACATACAAAAGACCCGGTTTGTGCCGCCTGTCATGCCCGTTTCGATCCGGTTGGATTCGCACTGGAGAATTTCGATATTATGGGGGCCTGGCGTCAGCGCTATCGTAGCTTAGGCAGTGGTGAAAAAGTAACGGGCATCGATCGTGCCGGGCATGCATTTGCTTATCGTGTAGCCGGACCCATTGATGCCAGTGGGCAGCTCAGAGACGGACGGAAATTTCGGGATATTCAGGAACTCAAACAGATTCTCATGGCCGATCCCCGACAGCTTGCACGAAATTTGATCCAACAGTTAACAGTCTACGCAACCGGCACGCCAGTCCGGTTTTCGGATCGACCAGCCATTGAAGCCATTCTCGATCAATGCAGCGCGAATGGATATCGTACGCGTGACCTCCTGCTGGCGCTGATTCAAAGCCCGATTTTCCTCGGCAGTGATCTACGATCAGATGTGACGCAAAATTCCGAATAA
- a CDS encoding DinB family protein, with protein sequence MDIAQRIEEYLAGPEALRQSIAGMTAAEIDAAPVPGKWSTRQVICHIADFEPVYADRMKWIIAEENPPLPEGDPNLFAERLAYEHRDIEEELQLITAVRRHTARILKTLSPDQFQRSGLHSRDGKLTIADLLDRITNHIPHHIQLIQEKREALKG encoded by the coding sequence ATGGATATCGCACAACGGATTGAAGAGTATCTTGCCGGGCCAGAAGCATTACGCCAGTCGATTGCCGGCATGACGGCTGCGGAAATAGACGCGGCTCCCGTACCGGGCAAATGGTCGACGCGGCAGGTCATCTGTCATATTGCAGATTTCGAACCGGTGTATGCCGATCGGATGAAGTGGATCATTGCGGAAGAGAATCCCCCATTACCAGAAGGTGATCCGAATCTGTTCGCGGAACGGCTGGCGTACGAGCATCGGGATATTGAAGAGGAACTGCAACTGATTACTGCCGTGCGTCGGCATACCGCTCGAATCCTGAAAACACTCAGTCCGGATCAGTTTCAGCGGTCGGGTCTTCATTCTCGTGATGGCAAATTGACCATTGCTGACTTGCTGGATCGGATTACCAATCATATTCCACATCATATTCAGCTGATCCAGGAAAAACGGGAAGCCTTAAAAGGATAA
- a CDS encoding DUF1552 domain-containing protein codes for MTSRTNCSKTAKMMSRRRFLRGAGVTLALPLLECSAKQIDASLTGKSQPGRMLLISNNLGVLPKPFFPKTTGANYQLSPYLQELKEYSQDFTVFSGLSHPACEGGHSTENCFLTGAKHPTSSGFRNTVSLDQYAAEHLGRQTRFSTLNLGVNIDKANRSLSWTRDGVLLPAEDSPSRLFQKMFIQGSDAKVKQRLHQLKRRGSILDAVSESTQKFSKNLGRNDRARLDQYFTSIRELEQRLVTAGEWEQSPKPKTDQEPPKDIVDRALLFEKFEQMLTMATLALQSDSTRIVTLMVDAFATPVFQLKGGEKSSTAYHPLSHHGMRADHLAQLEKADRRQMKLLKQFLQTLASVQGEFGRLLDSTMVLYGSNMGDANTHDNTNLPILLAGGGFRHGQHLAFNRDNNAPLCNLYVSMLQQLGIETDQFGSGHTALTGLKA; via the coding sequence ATGACTTCCAGAACGAATTGCTCGAAGACTGCAAAAATGATGTCCCGCCGCCGTTTTCTGCGTGGCGCTGGAGTCACGTTGGCTCTACCGCTGTTGGAGTGCAGTGCGAAACAGATCGATGCCTCACTCACGGGAAAGTCGCAACCCGGTCGAATGCTGTTGATCTCTAATAATCTAGGAGTCTTGCCGAAGCCATTTTTCCCGAAGACCACGGGCGCCAATTACCAGCTCTCGCCCTACCTGCAGGAACTTAAGGAATATTCTCAGGATTTCACTGTCTTTAGCGGCTTGTCTCATCCCGCCTGCGAAGGAGGGCACTCGACAGAAAACTGTTTCCTCACCGGAGCCAAACATCCCACGAGTAGTGGATTTCGCAATACGGTCTCGCTCGATCAATATGCCGCAGAGCATCTGGGGCGACAGACCCGTTTCAGTACGCTGAATCTTGGTGTGAATATTGATAAAGCAAACCGCAGCCTGTCATGGACCAGAGACGGCGTCTTGTTACCAGCGGAAGACAGCCCGTCCCGCCTCTTTCAAAAGATGTTTATCCAGGGGAGTGATGCAAAGGTCAAACAGCGTCTGCATCAGCTCAAGCGGCGTGGCAGTATTCTGGATGCCGTTTCAGAATCGACACAAAAATTCAGCAAGAATCTGGGACGCAATGATCGGGCGCGACTCGATCAATATTTCACATCGATTCGCGAACTGGAACAGAGACTGGTCACTGCCGGTGAGTGGGAACAAAGTCCCAAGCCGAAAACTGATCAGGAACCACCGAAAGACATTGTAGACCGCGCTCTACTTTTCGAAAAATTCGAACAGATGCTGACAATGGCGACATTGGCGCTGCAATCGGATTCCACGCGCATCGTTACATTAATGGTGGATGCTTTTGCAACGCCCGTCTTTCAGTTGAAGGGGGGCGAGAAAAGTTCTACTGCTTACCACCCGCTGAGCCATCATGGCATGCGTGCCGACCACTTGGCCCAACTGGAAAAAGCGGATCGCCGTCAGATGAAGCTGTTAAAGCAGTTTTTGCAAACACTTGCGAGCGTGCAAGGCGAATTCGGTCGGCTGCTGGACAGTACGATGGTCTTGTATGGCAGTAATATGGGGGACGCGAATACGCATGACAATACGAACCTGCCGATTCTGTTGGCCGGCGGTGGTTTTCGACATGGTCAGCATCTTGCCTTCAACCGCGACAACAACGCACCCCTGTGCAATTTGTATGTGAGCATGTTGCAACAGCTGGGTATCGAGACCGATCAGTTTGGGTCAGGACATACCGCACTGACAGGACTCAAAGCTTAA